TGCAGGTTGATTACCTCCCCGCCCAAAATCGCGACCGCGCATTAAATATTTTTCCCTTACTTCAATGACCTATGTATTCGGCAGCAATTTGAATTATTCTGCTAAAAATCCGCTGCTACAAAGCAGGCTAACAATTAACAAACACTATTCCAATTTGCACCAACCGATGGTCAAGTAGCTCAGCGCTACTTCCATCCTTAAAAAAGACGATGTAGCATATCGCCTTTAATTTACAATAGAAAGCTACAACCATTAAGCAATTCTGCTGAAAACAGTAGTTTTTTAGCTTGAAGGGCTTTTAAGACCCTCCTGATTTATGTTATTAAGCGAGCGCCATTTCAGGGCTCAGGTGCATAAGCAGCAACAAACGCTTATAACTTGAAAAACATAAATCGGAGCGTTTTCAGCCCCTCAGGGGTCAAGAAACATCCGCTGCTGTGGATTGTTGCAGAGCATGTCGTTCGAGCAACACTCCCTTTTAGGAGAGAACAAGTGTCAAATACATTACCAGGTCTAAACGAGTTAGAAATTCCAGCTACGGCAAAGTTAAATATTAACCTAAGCACAAACCAACTTGCAGATATTGCAGTAGCCAAGGGTGAGGCTAAACGCACAAAAACTGGCGCACTCGCCTGCTTTACCGGTGAACATACCGGACGCTCTCCTAAGGACAAATTCACTGTCAAAGATGCAACTACTGAAAAAACAGTCGATTGGGGCACAGTAAATCAACCCATGAGCGAGGAGCACTTTAACCGCTTACGCCAAGATCAACTTAAATATTTGGCAGATAAGGAACTCTACGTTAGCGACGCATATGCCGGAGCTGACAAAGATCATCGTCTGGGAGTGCGCGTGATTAACGAGCGCGCTTGGCATAACATTTTCTGTCGCCATTTATTTTTACGCCCGCAGGCAAGCGAACTCGGCACAATCGATCCTGATTTCACAATCATCCACACGCCGTGGTTTAAAGCTAATCCTGCAGTGCATGGAACGAATTCGGAAACATTTATCGCTGTGAACTTCACACAAGGCTTAATTTTAATCGGCGGCACGCAATACGCAGGCGAGCAGAAAAAATCGATCTTTTCGGTACTTAACTACCTCTACCCACTCAAGGGCATTTTCTCAATGCATTGCTCGGCCAATGTCAGTAAAACCGACAAAAACGACGTGGCGCTATTTTTCGGTTTATCTGGCACAGGTAAAACTACACTTTCCGCTGATCCAAATCGCCGCTTAATCGGAGATGACGAACACGGCTGGAGCGAAAAGGGTGTATTTAACTTTGAAGGTGGTTGCTACGCAAAATGTATTAACTTAACCGAAGAGCGTGAACCAGAAATCTTCCGTGCGATTCGCGACAACGCAATTCTTGAGAACGTTGTGCTTGATGCTGCAGGAGTGCCAAACTACGACGACAAGAGTCTCACCGAAAACACTCGTGCGGCGTACCCGATTAACTATATTAATGATGCAGTACTTGAAGGCACAGGCACACATCCTAAACACATCGTCTTCTTAACTTGCGACGCTTTCGGCGTGATGCCACCAATTTCCAAGTTAACTCCTGATCAAGCAATGTACCACTTCCTCAGTGGCTACACTGCAAAAGTTGCGGGCACAGAAAAAGGCATGGGCAATACTCCGCAGACTACATTTAGCACTTGTTTCGGTGCTCCTTTCCTA
The bacterium DNA segment above includes these coding regions:
- the pckA gene encoding phosphoenolpyruvate carboxykinase (ATP), with protein sequence MPATAKLNINLSTNQLADIAVAKGEAKRTKTGALACFTGEHTGRSPKDKFTVKDATTEKTVDWGTVNQPMSEEHFNRLRQDQLKYLADKELYVSDAYAGADKDHRLGVRVINERAWHNIFCRHLFLRPQASELGTIDPDFTIIHTPWFKANPAVHGTNSETFIAVNFTQGLILIGGTQYAGEQKKSIFSVLNYLYPLKGIFSMHCSANVSKTDKNDVALFFGLSGTGKTTLSADPNRRLIGDDEHGWSEKGVFNFEGGCYAKCINLTEEREPEIFRAIRDNAILENVVLDAAGVPNYDDKSLTENTRAAYPINYINDAVLEGTGTHPKHIVFLTCDAFGVMPPISKLTPDQAMYHFLSGYTAKVAGTEKGMGNTPQTTFSTCFGAPFLPLKPTAYAELLGKKIKEHNAQCWLVNTGWTGGGVGVGSRMKLNYTRRMVQAALCGELDNVSFVTDEIFGLQIPTTVPDVPREVLTPKNTWKNTADYERMAKELAQKFRKNFERFSSYAPNLVAAGPKA